The genome window AGAAAGTCGGCCAGAATCCGCCGGCGTTTCCCGCCGGCCTTGCGATAAGCGGCATGGGCTACCCCGGCCGTGTAGGCATGGTCGATCGTGAACGGCACGACTAGGATACGGACGTGCTGCAGCCAGCCGTCGAGTTCATCACGATTTCGAGACTGGGGGACTAACTCAGCGTAGACGGCGGGAGAGATGATCAGAGCCCCTTGCTGGTAGACCTGAAAGAGGAGCGCTTCCGAGCGATCGGCGGTTTGGGATCGTTGACGAGCACATCCAGCAACACATTGGTATCCAGGGCCGTGATCATTGCCCCCGAATCGCGTCAAGGTAGCGATCCACATCCACGCGCCGCACACCGACGCCCCGCAGTTTGCGAAACGGATTGGGGATAGGCCTCTTCCCACGCTTCCTGAGATCAGCGCGGCGGCGTTTTCCCTGAGCCGTCGCCTGCCTTTTCTCCGTGGTTCGCACAGGCACTCCTTTCCGAGAGCGGACTCGGCCAAATTATGTCCCACCGGAGACAAGGTGTCAACGCGCGCCACGGTCCCGGACCACCTCAGACAGCGTTTCTTCGGCGGACCGGTCCGAGATCAAGTTGATGCGGGCGTCGGCTTCCCGCCAGGGGCTG of Nitrospirota bacterium contains these proteins:
- a CDS encoding type II toxin-antitoxin system VapC family toxin, which codes for MWIATLTRFGGNDHGPGYQCVAGCARQRSQTADRSEALLFQVYQQGALIISPAVYAELVPQSRNRDELDGWLQHVRILVVPFTIDHAYTAGVAHAAYRKAGGKRRRILADFLIGAHAFHEADRLLTRDRGFYRRYFSGLQILPA